The genomic interval CGGATCGCTCCGCTCTCGGGATCGATCGCTCCGATCGACATTCCCTCGTCGTCCAGCCCGATAAAAGCGAGCGTCCGGGTCAGGCTGTCGTAAGCGAGACCGTGTACCGACATCGTGCGGGGAAAAGGGAATCGCCTCCCGTCTCCTCGGTCGAGCAGATACTGCCCCGTATAGTCGTAACCGACCGTAACCAGCCGGCCTCCCGGAAGCGGCGTCGGATAGAGAGCGTTCCCTCTCTTGCGCAGCGTCTTGCGCCGCCCGGTGCGCAGATCGTATCGGCAAGCCACCGAAAACACCCGTTGTTCCCACAGCGTACTGCTGCGGTACTCGCTCCAGTAGATCACGCTGTCGCCCAGCACCGGAGGCGTGTTGACGCTTCCGGTCCATGCGATCCGCCGCTCCCGGCCAGTCGCCAGATCGACGGCCACCAGACGGTTCGGACGGTCCATGTCCTTTTTGAGCGCGAGCAGCGTCGAGCCGTCGAGCCGCATGGGCGACCTGTAGACGGTATAGCTCGTCAGGGGCGTCGGCAGAATCGAGGCGCTGTTCGGCTCGACGGGCTGCGAGCGCCAGAAGCGGGTCAGGTCGTCCAGCGTCGAGCGGGCGATCCGGTTCACCGAGGTCCGGTAATACTTGCGCAGCGCCCATTTGGTCGTCAGGATCGTATACGGACGCCGCGCCCCGTAATCGGCCACGCGCGACCACATGTCGTCGCCGTATCGCTCCCTCGACCAGGCCACCAGCTGATAGCCGAACTGGTAATGGTCGGGAATATAGTTCCTGTACGACCCGCAGAACCACTTGTCGAGCGGAAACCGCTGCTTCCCCTCGGTCAGATAGGCCCGGTACTCGACCGTAAACGACGGCTGAAGCGCGCGCCCGAACGACGACATCTGAGTTTCGGCCATCACGGCGTCGCCCTCGAGAAACCAGACCGGAACGAGCACCGAACTGACGAAACCGGCCTGTTGTCCGAGCACGTACCCGAGCCCCTTCATAAAACGGCGGTACAGATTGCCGTACTGTACGGCATGGCGGTACTCGTGCGTCACCAGATGCTTGAGCCAGGGCTCGGCGAAAGGCTGGGCGTCGGGAATCATCTCGAGCTCGATGCGCTTGGGCGCCCACATCGCCATGCCGTTGGCGACGAAATTCTCCGTATGGAGCACGACCGGCATCTTCAGCGGAGCGTACTCGAAACCGTAGGAAATCGACGGACGGATCGTATCGAGGTAGCGGGCCACGCGCGCGGCATTGTCCGAATAATAGTCGGGGAAAACGACTTTTCCCGACGGCAGCTTGGCCTGCATCCAGCGCATCCCCTGAGGCGACCGACCCCAGTCGTAGTATTGTCCCGAAGCGACGGATGGCAACAAGGCGCAAAACAGCAGAACGACTCGCGCGAGCATACGAGCCATAGGCTATCCTCCCGCCTTTTTGACCCGGTAACCCGCACCGGCCAGCAGCTCGACCACTCGGTCGCGGTGATCGCCCTGTATGACGATCTCGCCGTCCTTGGCCGTACCCCCGACTCCGCACTTGCCCTTCAGCATGCGACCCAGTTCCCTGAGATCGTCCTCGCTGCCGACGAATCCCGTCACGAGCGTTACCTGCTTGCCTGCCCGCCGCTTGCGGTCTATCCATACACGCAGGTTCTGGCTCGGCGGAGGCAGCGTCTCGGGTTCGGGCTCCTCTTTTGTCCGATACCGGAAGTCGGGATCGGTCGAATAGACCGTACCTAACCGGCTTTTCCAATCGTTATCGCTCATCGCTCTTCTGCTTTGTGAATCCGCCCCGTCAAAAACCGTGCGCACCTTCCCTGTCGCAAAGGCATCCTGCGGAGCATCCGGGCTTCCGGAAAAGTCATGCCGCGGCCGTGTCTCGCGTGCGGCCTGCAACCTATAAGCCGATCGCCTGTCCTGCAAATCAGAAAGGCAGGTCGTCGACTTCGTCCTGCGCGGCAGCCGGAATCTCTCCTCCGCCGTAGGACGGAGCGGGCGTACCGTAAGACGGCTGCGGCGCCGCGGCCGCAGGACGGGCCGGCGTGCCGTAGGTAGTTCCGTCCATCGGCGCGCCGGTCCCTTCGGCGCGTCGGCCCAGCATCTTCATGTCATTGGCTACGATTTCGGTCGTATAGCGCTTGTTGTTGTCCTTATCGGTCCATTCCCGCGTGCGCAGGCTGCCTTCGATATAGACCTGGCTGCCCTTGCGGACATACCGGTCGGCCACGTCGGCCAATCCTCTCCACAGGGTCACCGTATGCCACTCGGTATGCTCCTTGGTTTCCTGCGTCTGGCGGTTGTAGATCCGCTCGGTCGTGGCGATCCTGAGCCGCGCCACCTTGGCTCCGCCCTCGAGGGCGCGCACTTCGGGGTCCATGCCCACGTTTCCTATCAAAATGACTTTGTTTACCATAATCGTCTCTATTGGTTCCTTGAAATTCTCGCCCGCGGTCCCGAGCCCGAAAGACACGAACGGTCTTTCTCCCTCGCTCGGATCCTCCGGTATCGTCTCCGATTCCCGCCGCCTCCAGCCGGTCGCGACACCGCGCCCCGTCCTATAAACGTTCTTCCGGGAAAAACATCGAAGATCAGAGCTCTTCGAGCAAACCCGTGAATAGCTTCGTCATCCGGACCTCGGCCTTGGCTCCCTCGGCCTGCACTTCCTCGTGCGTCGACTTGAGTCCCGCAAGTCCCATATTCGTAATGATGGAAACGGCGAATACGGGCAACCCCATATGTCGTGCCGCGATCACCTCGGGCGTCGTCGACATGCCTACCGTGTCGGCGCCGGCCGTCCGGTAGAACGAGTATTCCTTCTGCGTCTCGAACGTGGGGCCGGTCACGCCTATATAGCATCCGTGCTGAAGCGGGATGCCCGCTTTGCGGGCCACCTCGTCGGAGAGGGCGATCAGCTTGCGGCTGTACGGCTCGCTCATGTCCGGAAATCGGGTCCCCAGCTCGTCGATGTTCGGACCGATCAGAGGGTTCGGAATCAGGTTGATGTGATCCGTAATGACCATCAGGTCGCCGGTCCTGAACATCGGGTTGACTCCGCCGCTGGCGTTCGACACGAACAGGCAGCGGATGCCCAGAAACTTCATCACCCGCACCGGAAAGACGACCTGCTGCGGCGTATAGCCCTCGTAATAATGGAACCTTCCCTGCATCGCTACGACCCTCTTGCCGCCCAGCGAGCCGAAAATGAAGCGTCCGGCATGCCCTTCGACGGTCGATACGGGAAAATCGGGAATATCCCGGTAATCGAGCGTCGCGGCTATGTCGATGTGATTCACGAGACCGCCGAGGCCCGTTCCGAGGATGATACCTACTTGCGGATCGAAATCGACCTTACTCCGGATGAAGGACGCTGTACTTTTGATTCGTTCTAACATATAGCTCGATTTGACGGAGGAACTCGGCTTCGGAATCCCCCACGAATGAAACTTGCACGGGCACGTAGTACAGCTTGCGCTGCACCGTCTCGGGTATGCGGCTGCGGTTGGTCAGCTTGACCGCATCCTTCTCGGTGGTGACGATCACAGCATCCTCGTACAGACCGAGCAATTGCTCCACTTTCCGGATGTCGCTCACGCGATAGGTATGATGATCGTTGAAAATCAGCGTATCGACGACATCGTACCGGGATCCGGTCTCATGAAGCAGCGGACCGGGATCGGCTATTCCCGCCATGACGATCACCCGGTCGCCCCGGCGAACCCGTCTCTCGGTCCGGTCGGCGAACAGCGGCAGCGCCTCGCCCTGCTCCATTCTCGAGAAATAGAGCGATTGGTAAGGATAGAGTCCCAACGAGTTGCGCACGATGCGCATGTCGAGCGGGTTGAGGTCCTCGGGACACTTGGTGACCAGCACGAAATTGGCCCGGTCGATCTGTCCTCGCGTGTCGCGCAACCGGCCCCACGGCAACAGCCGGTCGCGGTAAACCGGACGATTGTAGTCCATCAGCAGGATATTGACCCAAGGCTCGACATACCGGTGCTGAAAAGCGTCGTCGAGAATAACCAGTTCGATCTCGGGGTGAATTTCCCTCAGCCGGCGGATTCCCTCGGCCCTTTTTTCGCAAACCGCCATCGGAACGTCGGGATACTTCATCTTCATCTGCTTGGGTTCGTCGCCTATGCTCTTAACCGACGAGCGCGGAGTAGAGAGCACGAACCCTTTGGTCCTGCGGCGATACCCGCGAGAAAGTACGGCCACTCGCCGCTCGCCCGAAAGACGCTCGATCAGAAATTCGGTCACCGGCGTCTTGCCCGTACCGCCGACAGTCAGATTGCCCACGCACACGACCGGAATGTCGAACTCCTCGCTCCGGAGAATCTTCAGATCGAACAGCTTGTGCCTGACGTTGATTATCAGACCGTATATCCAGGCCAACGGGGCCGCTATCAGAGCGGGTAACTTCATAGCGAACAACTTCCAACTTTCAAAAATAACTCAAAAAGATTGGAAATCAAACTTTATGCAAATAATTGTCGGGCGGAGCGCTCCGCCCGACAACCCGCGTTCCCTGCGAAAGTCCCGCGCCTCAGCGCATCCGGACATCGTAAGGCATAATGGCCTGCACTCCGCCGGCCCCCAGTATGTTTTGCAGCATTTCGTACTGCGAGTAGATCTCTCCGAACTCGCCCTTGAACAACTCGGCGCGGCTCTCGGCCGACATCATTCTCAGAACCTGCGACAGGGGATCGAGCTCGTCGGCCGGCGTCACGATCCGGAAGTCGCCGGCCACTCCGGCCCGGTCGGCCGCCAGCGCGATCGCCTCTCTCAGTCCTCCGAAACCGTCTACCAGACCTATCCGGGCCGCATCGATCCCGGACCACACACGACCTCCCCCGATACTGTCCACCGCCGCGACGCTCATATTGCGTCCCTCGGCCACATGGCCCACGAAAGTCTCATACACGCGCTCGACGCCGTTCTGCATGAACTGCCGTTCGGCGGAACTGAGCGGCCGCACCCCGACGGCCCCGAATACGGTCATGCCCAGATCGGCCGACGGATTGGTCTTGGCTACGTCGACCGTAATGCCCAGCTTGTTGCGGAGCGTCTGCTCGCCGTTGAACATCAGTCCGAACACGCCGATCGACCCGGTCAGCGTGACCGGCGAAGCCATGATGGCATCGGCGGGACACGAAATGTAATATCCGCCCGAAGCCGCCACATTTCCCATCGAAACGATCACCGGGCGCTCCTGGCGGATCTGCTCGATCTCGTGCCAGATCACTTCGGAAGCCAGCGCGCTGCCGCCCGGACTGTTCACGCGTAGCACGACGGCCTTCACCCGGTCGTCGCGGCGCACATCGGCCAGACGGGCCGCCAGCGAGTTTCCTCCGACCAAGCCTTCCCTGCTCTTTCCGTCCACGATCTGCCCTTCGGCATAAACGACGGCTATATGATTCTTAGAAAGCTTCTTGATAGGCTCCTTAGGCTGATCGACGTACTCCGCGAGAGATACGTACCGCGGCTCGTCGTCCGCTCCCGTCCGCTCGCACAGCATCCGCTCCATGTCGGCGGCATAGGCCAGCGAATCGACCATTTTCGTCCGCACGGCGCTTTCGCCGTCGGCGAGCGTCAGCTCGGACGCATACCGCTGCAAGTCCGTCGAATCGATTCCCCGGGCCGAAGCGACGTTCTGCACGACATGTCCCCATATCGACCCGAGCAGACGTTCCATCTGAAGTCGGTTGGCCGGACTCATGCGGTCGGTGATAAACGGCTCGACGGCCGCCTTGAACTCTCCGTGCCGGATCACTTCGGGCTGCAGGTCCATCTTGTCGAGCAGACCTTTGTAAAACAATACGCCGGAAGCCAGGCCGACCCATTCGACCCCCCCTTCCGGGTTCAGGTAAACCTTTTCGGCCGCCGTAGACATATAATAGGATGCCTGCGTATAATAGTCGGAATACCCGATCACCCATTTGCCCGACTGCCGGAAACGCAGCACGGCGTCGCGTATCTCCTCGAGCGACGCCATGCCGAGGCTCATCGTAGGAGCCACGTTCAGGTAGATTCCCTCGATCCGGTCGTCCGTCTCGGCCCGCTCGATCGCGCCGAGCACGTCAATCAGCGCCAGGCTGCGCGAAACTTCCATCGACAACAGCTCCTCCATTCCCAGAGCCGAGAACGGATTCGAGGAGGGAGAATCGACTATCCTCTCCGAAAGATCGATCCGCAGCACGGAGCCCGGCTCGACGGAAACCGCCTTCTCGCTGAAAAGCGACCCGATGCCGGCCAGCACCATGACGAAAAATACCCCGATCAGAATATTGGCCACCACGAAAGCGAGCAGGCAGGCCAGAAACGTCTTAATAAACTGGTTCATCTATTTATCGATTG from Alistipes ihumii AP11 carries:
- the lpxK gene encoding tetraacyldisaccharide 4'-kinase, which encodes MKLPALIAAPLAWIYGLIINVRHKLFDLKILRSEEFDIPVVCVGNLTVGGTGKTPVTEFLIERLSGERRVAVLSRGYRRRTKGFVLSTPRSSVKSIGDEPKQMKMKYPDVPMAVCEKRAEGIRRLREIHPEIELVILDDAFQHRYVEPWVNILLMDYNRPVYRDRLLPWGRLRDTRGQIDRANFVLVTKCPEDLNPLDMRIVRNSLGLYPYQSLYFSRMEQGEALPLFADRTERRVRRGDRVIVMAGIADPGPLLHETGSRYDVVDTLIFNDHHTYRVSDIRKVEQLLGLYEDAVIVTTEKDAVKLTNRSRIPETVQRKLYYVPVQVSFVGDSEAEFLRQIELYVRTNQKYSVLHPE
- the sppA gene encoding signal peptide peptidase SppA, whose translation is MNQFIKTFLACLLAFVVANILIGVFFVMVLAGIGSLFSEKAVSVEPGSVLRIDLSERIVDSPSSNPFSALGMEELLSMEVSRSLALIDVLGAIERAETDDRIEGIYLNVAPTMSLGMASLEEIRDAVLRFRQSGKWVIGYSDYYTQASYYMSTAAEKVYLNPEGGVEWVGLASGVLFYKGLLDKMDLQPEVIRHGEFKAAVEPFITDRMSPANRLQMERLLGSIWGHVVQNVASARGIDSTDLQRYASELTLADGESAVRTKMVDSLAYAADMERMLCERTGADDEPRYVSLAEYVDQPKEPIKKLSKNHIAVVYAEGQIVDGKSREGLVGGNSLAARLADVRRDDRVKAVVLRVNSPGGSALASEVIWHEIEQIRQERPVIVSMGNVAASGGYYISCPADAIMASPVTLTGSIGVFGLMFNGEQTLRNKLGITVDVAKTNPSADLGMTVFGAVGVRPLSSAERQFMQNGVERVYETFVGHVAEGRNMSVAAVDSIGGGRVWSGIDAARIGLVDGFGGLREAIALAADRAGVAGDFRIVTPADELDPLSQVLRMMSAESRAELFKGEFGEIYSQYEMLQNILGAGGVQAIMPYDVRMR
- a CDS encoding single-stranded DNA-binding protein, encoding MVNKVILIGNVGMDPEVRALEGGAKVARLRIATTERIYNRQTQETKEHTEWHTVTLWRGLADVADRYVRKGSQVYIEGSLRTREWTDKDNNKRYTTEIVANDMKMLGRRAEGTGAPMDGTTYGTPARPAAAAPQPSYGTPAPSYGGGEIPAAAQDEVDDLPF
- a CDS encoding purine-nucleoside phosphorylase, which gives rise to MLERIKSTASFIRSKVDFDPQVGIILGTGLGGLVNHIDIAATLDYRDIPDFPVSTVEGHAGRFIFGSLGGKRVVAMQGRFHYYEGYTPQQVVFPVRVMKFLGIRCLFVSNASGGVNPMFRTGDLMVITDHINLIPNPLIGPNIDELGTRFPDMSEPYSRKLIALSDEVARKAGIPLQHGCYIGVTGPTFETQKEYSFYRTAGADTVGMSTTPEVIAARHMGLPVFAVSIITNMGLAGLKSTHEEVQAEGAKAEVRMTKLFTGLLEEL
- a CDS encoding translation initiation factor, whose product is MSDNDWKSRLGTVYSTDPDFRYRTKEEPEPETLPPPSQNLRVWIDRKRRAGKQVTLVTGFVGSEDDLRELGRMLKGKCGVGGTAKDGEIVIQGDHRDRVVELLAGAGYRVKKAGG